The following are from one region of the Streptomyces decoyicus genome:
- a CDS encoding DUF6243 family protein, whose product MTVSKNINNPVGMGGGQRKRLSRAERQNNGPHRNLDRQGAADQKAELVRKMREKAGAAESAGQTGDDTAQS is encoded by the coding sequence GTGACCGTGAGCAAAAACATCAACAACCCCGTGGGCATGGGCGGCGGCCAGCGCAAGAGGCTGTCCCGCGCCGAACGGCAGAACAACGGTCCGCACCGCAACCTCGACCGCCAGGGTGCAGCCGACCAGAAGGCGGAGCTGGTGCGCAAGATGCGTGAGAAGGCAGGCGCAGCTGAGAGCGCCGGGCAGACGGGCGACGACACCGCACAGAGCTGA
- a CDS encoding alpha/beta hydrolase family protein — MTAAAALDDPVQAPDQAAELDAAQAPGKAAVLDAAQAPGRVAALDAAQVPGKAAALDAAPAPGRAAALDAAPAPGQLTLPAPTGRYGVGTVDLHLRDAKRADPWVPGQQRELMVSLWYPATHTSRYPAAQLPVSQQVLPGGVTLPTTAGHTGAPVVRKAGKLPVLLYSPGGRGNRATGTALVQDLASRGYLVVTIDHTHDTGDVVFPGGQHEVSMLQPGTKSRDLIDVRAADSHFVIDQLAEIARGHNPDVEQKPLPDGLARAASTKRVGMFGASLGGGSVAAAMQKDSRIDAGVNLDGQLFGSSDDTPLDRPYMLFSSEHHNRDTDGSWERLWDNLHGERLDLKLRGSGHNSFVDNQVLFPQAPGAFGITPEVMQQALGTIDPNRSIEVQRTYVAAFFDKHLRHRNSHLLDGPSRHYPEVDFIR, encoded by the coding sequence ATGACCGCGGCAGCTGCCTTGGATGACCCAGTGCAAGCCCCGGACCAGGCGGCGGAGTTGGATGCGGCGCAAGCGCCGGGCAAGGCGGCGGTGTTGGATGCGGCGCAAGCCCCGGGCAGGGTGGCGGCGTTGGATGCGGCGCAAGTCCCGGGCAAGGCGGCGGCGTTGGACGCGGCGCCGGCCCCGGGCCGGGCCGCAGCCCTGGACGCGGCGCCGGCCCCGGGTCAGCTGACTCTCCCCGCCCCGACCGGGCGCTATGGCGTCGGCACGGTCGACCTCCACCTGCGCGATGCGAAACGCGCGGATCCGTGGGTGCCCGGGCAGCAGCGCGAGTTGATGGTCTCGCTGTGGTATCCGGCCACGCACACCAGCCGCTATCCCGCCGCGCAGCTCCCGGTCAGCCAGCAGGTGCTGCCGGGCGGGGTGACCCTGCCCACCACTGCCGGACACACCGGCGCCCCGGTCGTCCGCAAGGCCGGCAAGCTGCCGGTGCTGCTGTACTCGCCCGGCGGGCGTGGGAACCGTGCGACGGGCACGGCACTGGTTCAGGACCTGGCCAGCCGCGGCTACTTGGTCGTCACCATCGACCACACCCACGACACCGGCGACGTGGTGTTCCCCGGCGGGCAACATGAGGTGAGCATGCTGCAGCCAGGCACCAAATCGCGCGACCTGATCGACGTCCGGGCGGCGGACAGCCACTTCGTCATCGACCAGCTGGCCGAGATCGCCCGCGGCCACAACCCGGATGTGGAACAGAAGCCACTCCCCGACGGGCTGGCGCGGGCCGCGAGCACAAAACGCGTCGGGATGTTCGGCGCTTCCCTCGGCGGCGGCTCGGTGGCCGCTGCCATGCAAAAGGACTCCAGGATCGACGCCGGCGTGAACCTGGACGGCCAGCTCTTCGGATCGTCGGACGACACGCCGCTCGACCGCCCCTACATGCTGTTCAGCTCCGAGCACCACAACCGCGACACCGACGGGAGCTGGGAGCGGCTCTGGGACAACCTGCACGGAGAGCGGCTCGATCTGAAGCTGCGCGGCTCCGGTCACAACTCCTTCGTCGACAACCAGGTCCTGTTCCCCCAGGCACCGGGCGCATTCGGGATAACCCCGGAAGTAATGCAGCAGGCACTCGGCACGATCGACCCCAACCGCTCCATCGAGGTCCAACGCACCTACGTCGCCGCCTTCTTCGACAAGCACCTGCGCCATCGGAACAGCCACCTGCTCGACGGCCCCTCGCGCCACTACCCAGAGGTCGACTTCATCCGCTGA
- a CDS encoding HAMP domain-containing protein has translation MPLLGGVRPPIAALLCALLAVAVFPTLGVGAVHEQEVPQAVRDAERRIAEDAADSFKTSVDVRARAVRRSAASVRAPASGTPKATLRSLLPAGPLVRGGVLVAPHTGKPLAAGGETLPLTGVDTAALARSRAGNIPPRLVTSGRAGPRLLFFARVAVPAPDRNQAGNQAQARDLAGEQGEGEREFLLVVSEKVAALAVHGDGRTAQLVGRDGKVLATTAAPGKPLTLDAKDRTLPSAAADAGLHTGDASGSMLGDGHDGLRRVAGWASVAAMDGKDDAFGPGLTILTLRDVTPAKGGADHTGFAIVAAGALVVIAVLVALVLWVTVQRPLLRLHLSAARLAKGAGEMPGVGAELARPVAAGAFGEPGRVGRALESIRRQLLGQTGPEPVRPGRRRPGVRALVLICTLVIAAWGVPLLFLLNRVPAAQAVPAAAVDDQQARTEATADRVRQSLGQSHADLAATASAIAGAPRERAAQVLRREHADHPTYRSLYMLDHTGAIVLRAGKEPLRTLARPTGDGITQVNTSGKIPAIAAYVQIPTAKNAKNADRGGDTASAVVVAEIGVDALNDLVARPGLGRVWLTDEHHRVLAASVGFQAFQSLPSRALTRLAARTDAAPGGAGSPASAVLHAGTAPGAGPSVAAAAPLAQTGPAAGLGWQVVSAEPAAALKLAAYQVQSRTMLAGLLALAAGGACLSWLHIVVVRPLRTLTRCAERLADGDRRTVLYPVHHDECGSVTRSLELLRQALVERDRGGGRAYVASVPAPSFQRGSAP, from the coding sequence ATGCCGCTGCTCGGAGGTGTCCGCCCGCCGATCGCCGCCCTGCTCTGCGCGCTGCTGGCAGTTGCCGTCTTTCCCACACTCGGCGTCGGCGCCGTTCATGAGCAGGAGGTACCCCAGGCGGTACGCGACGCGGAACGCCGGATCGCCGAGGATGCCGCGGACTCGTTCAAAACGTCCGTCGACGTCAGGGCCAGGGCAGTGCGTCGTTCCGCCGCGTCGGTCAGGGCCCCCGCAAGCGGTACTCCGAAGGCGACGCTGCGGTCCCTCCTTCCTGCCGGTCCCCTGGTGCGGGGCGGCGTGCTGGTCGCCCCGCACACTGGCAAGCCGCTCGCGGCCGGCGGTGAAACGCTGCCGCTGACCGGGGTGGACACGGCGGCCCTGGCACGGTCCCGTGCCGGCAACATCCCGCCCAGGCTGGTCACTTCGGGGCGCGCCGGACCGCGACTGTTGTTCTTCGCCCGGGTGGCTGTCCCTGCTCCGGACCGGAACCAGGCCGGCAACCAGGCCCAAGCACGGGACCTGGCGGGGGAGCAGGGCGAGGGCGAACGCGAATTCCTGCTGGTCGTCTCGGAAAAGGTCGCGGCCCTCGCGGTCCACGGAGACGGGCGCACCGCTCAACTGGTGGGCCGGGACGGAAAGGTGCTTGCCACCACCGCCGCCCCTGGCAAGCCCCTGACACTCGACGCCAAGGACCGCACCCTGCCCTCCGCTGCCGCGGACGCCGGTCTGCACACCGGTGACGCCTCCGGCAGCATGCTCGGCGACGGTCACGACGGGCTGCGCAGGGTCGCGGGTTGGGCATCGGTCGCCGCGATGGACGGCAAGGACGACGCCTTCGGGCCGGGACTGACGATTCTCACGCTCAGGGATGTGACTCCGGCGAAGGGCGGAGCCGACCACACAGGGTTCGCCATCGTGGCCGCGGGCGCGTTGGTGGTGATCGCCGTGCTGGTCGCTCTGGTGCTGTGGGTCACCGTGCAGCGTCCACTGCTGCGGCTGCACCTGTCCGCTGCCCGGCTGGCCAAGGGCGCCGGCGAAATGCCCGGAGTAGGCGCGGAGTTGGCGCGGCCGGTGGCAGCCGGTGCGTTCGGCGAGCCCGGCAGGGTCGGCCGGGCGCTGGAGTCGATACGCCGCCAACTGCTCGGCCAGACGGGGCCGGAGCCTGTGCGGCCGGGGCGGCGCCGCCCCGGTGTCCGGGCTCTGGTCCTCATCTGCACACTCGTGATCGCCGCGTGGGGAGTGCCGCTGCTGTTCCTGCTCAATCGCGTACCGGCCGCCCAGGCCGTACCGGCAGCCGCCGTCGACGACCAGCAGGCACGCACCGAAGCCACCGCTGACCGAGTGCGGCAGTCCCTCGGCCAGAGCCACGCCGACCTCGCGGCGACGGCATCAGCCATCGCCGGTGCGCCACGGGAGCGGGCGGCGCAGGTTCTGCGACGTGAACACGCCGACCATCCCACGTACCGATCGCTGTACATGCTGGACCACACCGGTGCCATCGTGCTGCGAGCGGGCAAGGAGCCGCTGCGCACCCTCGCCCGTCCCACCGGCGACGGAATCACCCAGGTCAATACGTCAGGCAAGATCCCCGCGATCGCCGCCTACGTCCAGATCCCGACGGCCAAGAACGCCAAGAACGCCGATAGAGGCGGGGACACCGCCTCGGCCGTAGTCGTCGCAGAGATCGGCGTTGACGCGCTGAACGACCTGGTTGCCCGGCCGGGGCTCGGCAGAGTGTGGCTGACCGACGAGCACCACAGAGTGCTCGCGGCAAGCGTCGGCTTTCAAGCCTTCCAATCGCTTCCCAGCCGCGCCCTCACCCGTCTGGCGGCCAGGACCGACGCGGCACCCGGCGGCGCGGGAAGCCCGGCATCGGCCGTCCTCCACGCGGGGACCGCGCCGGGCGCGGGCCCGTCGGTCGCGGCCGCCGCGCCACTGGCACAGACGGGGCCGGCCGCCGGCCTCGGCTGGCAGGTGGTCTCCGCCGAACCCGCCGCAGCGCTCAAACTGGCGGCATATCAGGTCCAGTCACGCACCATGCTGGCCGGGCTGCTCGCCCTGGCCGCGGGGGGCGCCTGCCTGAGCTGGCTGCACATCGTGGTGGTCAGACCGCTGCGCACCCTCACCAGATGCGCGGAGCGGCTGGCCGACGGTGACCGCCGCACCGTGCTGTACCCGGTCCACCACGACGAGTGCGGTTCGGTCACTCGCAGTCTGGAACTGCTCCGGCAGGCGCTGGTGGAGCGGGACCGCGGCGGCGGGCGAGCTTACGTTGCCTCTGTCCCTGCCCCATCGTTCCAGCGCGGCAGCGCACCGTA